The proteins below are encoded in one region of Knoellia sp. S7-12:
- a CDS encoding hemolysin family protein, producing MTEWLLVLAGIALTLGTALFVAAEFALVALDRPSVEKAIERGDVRARSVLTSLRALSTQLSASQVGITLTTLVLGFLANPSIGKLLLGPLQSLGLDEALAERVSSVLALFLATIFSMIIGEMVPKTLAISTPLATAKWVAGPVRWFALAFKPFIHVLNGTANSALRAMGVEPQEELSAARSPAELASLVRTSAEAGTLDLGTARLVTASLTFGVQTAADVMTPRSRATAIDRSASARECVELARQTGHSRFPVIDDDWDDVDGVVHVKKAIAVPHERRDDVPVSALMTPPLVVPESIRLDPLLIHLRDSGQQFAIVVDEYGGTSGVVTLEDLVEEIVGEVSDEHDRSQTTGRQMTDGSWTVPGLWRPDEVKRRTGIEIPEGPAYETVAGFLMSELGRVPEVGDVVELPGWRITVVDMESRRVDRLRFTSVPVEGDAPTYSPDEEEGAPA from the coding sequence ATGACCGAGTGGTTACTCGTCCTCGCCGGCATTGCGCTGACGCTGGGGACCGCCCTGTTCGTTGCTGCCGAGTTCGCGCTGGTCGCACTCGACCGGCCCAGTGTCGAGAAGGCTATCGAGCGCGGCGACGTGCGCGCGCGCTCCGTGCTCACGTCCCTGCGGGCCCTGTCGACCCAGCTCTCCGCATCACAGGTCGGGATCACCCTGACGACGCTGGTGCTCGGCTTCCTGGCCAATCCCTCGATCGGCAAGTTGCTCCTCGGCCCGCTCCAGTCGCTCGGACTGGACGAGGCCCTCGCTGAGCGCGTGTCCTCGGTCCTCGCCCTGTTCCTGGCCACGATCTTCTCGATGATCATCGGGGAGATGGTGCCCAAGACCCTCGCGATCTCGACACCCCTGGCCACGGCCAAATGGGTCGCGGGACCGGTCCGGTGGTTCGCGCTCGCGTTCAAGCCGTTCATCCACGTCCTCAACGGCACGGCAAACTCTGCCCTGCGCGCCATGGGTGTCGAGCCGCAGGAGGAGCTGTCCGCCGCCCGTAGTCCCGCGGAGCTTGCGTCGCTCGTGCGGACCTCCGCCGAGGCCGGAACTCTCGACCTCGGGACAGCGCGCCTGGTCACCGCCTCACTCACGTTCGGTGTCCAGACCGCTGCCGACGTCATGACGCCGCGCTCACGGGCCACCGCCATCGACCGCTCCGCCTCGGCGCGCGAATGCGTGGAGCTCGCGAGGCAGACCGGCCACTCGCGCTTCCCGGTCATCGACGACGACTGGGACGACGTCGACGGAGTGGTCCATGTCAAGAAGGCCATCGCGGTTCCTCACGAACGCCGTGACGACGTCCCAGTGTCTGCGCTCATGACACCGCCGCTGGTCGTTCCAGAGAGCATTCGCCTCGATCCACTTCTGATCCATCTGCGCGACAGCGGTCAGCAGTTCGCGATCGTCGTGGACGAGTACGGCGGCACCTCTGGTGTCGTCACTCTCGAGGACCTTGTCGAGGAGATCGTCGGAGAGGTGTCCGACGAACACGACCGCAGCCAGACCACTGGCCGGCAGATGACCGACGGTTCCTGGACCGTTCCGGGACTGTGGCGACCCGACGAGGTCAAGCGACGCACGGGAATCGAGATCCCCGAGGGACCGGCATACGAGACCGTCGCTGGCTTCCTCATGTCCGAGCTCGGGCGCGTGCCCGAGGTCGGGGACGTGGTCGAGCTCCCGGGGTGGCGCATCACGGTTGTCGACATGGAGTCGCGTCGGGTCGATCGCCTGCGCTTCACCTCCGTCCCCGTTGAGGGCGATGCCCCGACGTACTCGCCTGACGAGGAAGAGGGGGCGCCAGCATGA
- a CDS encoding hemolysin family protein: MSLGTILITIVLLLANAFFVGAEFAAMSARRSQLEPLAEEGSRRARTALDAMSRTGILLATAQLGITVCSVLLGAVSESALHHALVGPVEALGAPAAVADILALVLALLIVVFLHVVVGEMIPKNLSIATPERAAIALVPALVMVSKVVKPIISVMDWFSKVLVRALGVDPKDELASAFTAEEVAQILSESHKEGLVEADQYGLLGAALEFSDKDARDVGVPLDKLVTVGIDATPDGIERLVARHGFSRFPVVDAGGTLSGYLHLKDVLFADEEERHQPVPSKRIRKMANVRPGDEVESVLATMQRTGSHLARVIADDGGVIGVVFLEDVIEELVGEVTDSSHGSRGPRQRG; the protein is encoded by the coding sequence ATGAGCCTTGGAACCATCCTCATCACCATCGTCCTGCTGCTCGCCAACGCATTCTTCGTCGGCGCCGAGTTCGCCGCGATGTCGGCCCGGCGCAGTCAGCTCGAACCTCTCGCAGAGGAGGGCAGCCGTCGCGCCCGTACCGCGCTTGATGCCATGTCCCGCACCGGGATCCTGCTCGCGACGGCGCAACTCGGGATCACGGTCTGCTCCGTGCTCCTGGGTGCTGTCTCGGAGTCGGCGCTCCACCACGCCCTGGTCGGCCCGGTCGAAGCGCTCGGCGCCCCCGCGGCTGTTGCCGACATCCTGGCGCTCGTGCTGGCTCTGCTGATCGTCGTGTTCCTCCACGTCGTCGTGGGCGAGATGATCCCCAAGAACCTCTCGATCGCGACGCCCGAGCGGGCAGCCATCGCCCTCGTGCCGGCCCTGGTCATGGTGTCCAAGGTCGTCAAGCCGATCATCAGCGTCATGGACTGGTTCTCCAAAGTGCTCGTGCGCGCGCTGGGCGTCGACCCGAAGGACGAGCTTGCGTCGGCGTTCACCGCGGAGGAGGTCGCCCAAATCCTCTCCGAGTCACACAAGGAAGGGCTCGTTGAGGCAGATCAGTACGGCCTCCTCGGCGCCGCCCTCGAATTCAGTGACAAGGACGCCCGGGATGTCGGTGTCCCGCTCGACAAGCTCGTGACGGTGGGCATTGATGCCACCCCCGACGGCATCGAGCGTCTCGTGGCGCGTCACGGCTTCTCGCGGTTCCCCGTCGTGGACGCGGGAGGAACGCTCTCGGGCTACCTCCACCTCAAGGACGTCCTGTTCGCCGACGAGGAGGAGCGGCACCAACCGGTGCCCTCGAAGCGCATCCGCAAGATGGCAAATGTGCGCCCGGGCGACGAAGTCGAGTCGGTGCTCGCCACGATGCAGCGGACGGGGTCACACCTGGCGCGAGTCATCGCCGACGACGGCGGGGTCATCGGGGTCGTCTTCCTGGAGGACGTGATCGAGGAACTGGTCGGAGAGGTCACCGACTCGTCCCACGGCAGTCGTGGGCCCCGCCAGCGCGGCTGA
- a CDS encoding response regulator: MESGAAVVAVTPRPLVLVCDDIDSIRMIIRINLELEGFDVLEAVDGHEAMSHLIDPSARVPDVIVLDAQTPRRDGWWAIAAIRAHPRLAGVPTVLVTASTTEHDRSAAALAGFDAFIGKPFDPAALVDVISRLAAHGRPEIPGQ; the protein is encoded by the coding sequence ATGGAATCCGGTGCGGCAGTCGTGGCAGTCACGCCCCGACCGCTGGTCCTGGTGTGCGACGACATCGACTCCATCCGGATGATCATCCGGATCAACCTCGAGCTCGAAGGTTTCGATGTTCTTGAGGCCGTGGACGGGCACGAGGCGATGAGTCACCTCATCGATCCGTCGGCTCGAGTGCCCGACGTCATCGTGCTCGATGCCCAGACACCCCGCCGTGACGGATGGTGGGCCATCGCCGCAATTCGCGCGCACCCACGCCTCGCCGGGGTCCCCACAGTTCTGGTCACTGCCTCGACGACGGAGCACGACCGCAGCGCAGCGGCGCTCGCCGGGTTCGACGCCTTCATCGGCAAACCCTTCGACCCGGCGGCGCTCGTCGATGTCATCTCACGCCTCGCGGCCCACGGACGGCCGGAGATTCCGGGCCAATAG
- the argS gene encoding arginine--tRNA ligase, producing MTPEELSSAIRAALHEATAAGDFTAAVPDEVRVERPKNRDHGDWSTNIALQLAKLAGMPPRDLATRLAARLTAIEGISQVDVAGPGFLNISLDAASAGELARNIVESGTAYGKNDSEAGHTINLEFISANPTGPLHIGHTRWAALGDSMRRLLTASGAEVTAEYYINDAGAQMDKFALSVLASAKGEPTPEGGYPGAYIGDLAEAVVEQRPDVLELPEDEAIAVARPLAYRAQLAEIQQTLERFGVFFDVWFSEQELHDGGAVEKAVERLREQGHVDDRDGAVWLRTTDFTDDKDRVLIRADGVPTYFAADAAYYLSKKDRGFTEKIYLLGADHHGYIGRLKAIAACAGDDADVNIDVRIGQLVNLNGAKLSKRAGNIIELNDLLDWIGKDAVRYNLARYPADSPLSLDGEELRKQTNDNPVFYVQYAHARTANVSRLAGEDGVHRVDGFDPSLLEDPTEATLLATLSDFSRVVAQAAHLREPHRVARYLEDLAGRYHKWYDTCRVRPMNAEEEVTDLHRTRLWLNDATRQVLANGLDLLGVSAPERM from the coding sequence GTGACTCCCGAAGAACTCTCGTCCGCGATCCGGGCTGCCCTGCACGAGGCCACTGCAGCCGGTGACTTCACCGCAGCCGTTCCCGATGAGGTGCGCGTGGAGCGACCCAAGAATCGCGACCACGGAGACTGGTCCACCAACATCGCCCTGCAGCTTGCCAAGTTGGCCGGTATGCCGCCACGAGACCTTGCGACCCGACTCGCCGCCCGTTTGACCGCCATCGAAGGCATCTCGCAGGTCGATGTTGCCGGTCCGGGCTTCCTCAACATCAGCCTCGACGCAGCGAGCGCTGGAGAACTCGCGCGCAACATCGTCGAGAGCGGCACGGCATACGGAAAGAACGACTCCGAAGCCGGCCACACGATCAATCTCGAGTTCATCTCTGCCAACCCCACGGGGCCACTGCACATCGGTCACACCCGCTGGGCTGCGCTCGGTGACTCAATGCGGCGGTTGCTGACCGCGTCCGGAGCGGAAGTGACGGCTGAGTACTACATCAACGACGCCGGCGCCCAGATGGACAAGTTCGCGCTCAGCGTCCTGGCCAGTGCCAAGGGAGAGCCCACGCCGGAGGGTGGCTATCCCGGCGCCTACATCGGTGACCTGGCCGAGGCCGTCGTCGAGCAGCGCCCCGACGTCCTCGAGCTGCCGGAGGACGAGGCCATCGCCGTCGCGAGGCCGCTCGCCTACAGGGCACAGCTCGCCGAGATCCAGCAGACCCTCGAGCGTTTCGGGGTGTTCTTCGACGTCTGGTTCTCCGAGCAGGAACTCCATGACGGTGGCGCCGTCGAGAAGGCCGTCGAGCGGCTGCGCGAGCAGGGCCACGTCGATGACCGGGACGGTGCGGTCTGGCTGCGCACGACCGACTTCACCGACGACAAGGACCGGGTCCTCATCCGTGCTGACGGCGTGCCGACCTACTTCGCTGCCGACGCTGCCTACTACCTGAGCAAGAAGGACCGCGGCTTCACCGAGAAGATCTATCTCCTTGGCGCCGACCATCACGGCTACATCGGCCGACTCAAGGCGATCGCCGCGTGCGCCGGTGACGACGCCGACGTCAACATCGACGTGCGCATCGGTCAGCTGGTCAACCTCAATGGCGCCAAGCTGTCGAAGCGGGCCGGCAACATCATCGAACTCAATGACCTGCTCGACTGGATCGGCAAGGACGCTGTCCGCTACAACCTGGCTCGCTACCCCGCAGACAGTCCGCTGTCGCTCGACGGCGAGGAACTGCGCAAGCAGACCAACGACAACCCGGTCTTCTACGTTCAATACGCCCACGCCCGCACCGCCAACGTGTCCCGGTTGGCGGGGGAGGACGGGGTGCATCGCGTCGACGGATTCGACCCGTCGTTGCTCGAGGACCCCACCGAGGCAACCCTGCTCGCCACCCTCAGCGACTTCTCGCGGGTCGTCGCCCAGGCCGCACACCTGCGCGAACCCCACCGCGTCGCGCGCTACCTCGAGGACCTCGCAGGTCGCTATCACAAGTGGTATGACACCTGCCGAGTGCGGCCGATGAATGCCGAAGAAGAGGTCACCGACCTCCACCGCACTCGACTGTGGCTCAACGACGCCACCCGACAGGTGCTCGCCAACGGACTCGACCTGCTCGGCGTCAGTGCGCCCGAGCGCATGTGA
- the lysA gene encoding diaminopimelate decarboxylase — translation MRSHEAGALHADGYGGPPLYLPFPTDVNALLPQLWPDSVCRDAEGRLTVAGLDVVSIAREHGTAAYVVDEGDFRARARSFRDGFAAPFEAVCGGADIYYAGKAFLCTSVAKWVAEEGLSLDVCSGGELAVARRAGFPAERIGFHGNNKSLAEIRDALDYGVGRIVLDSFIEIERVAEIAADLGVVAPVMIRVTVGVEAHTHEFIATGHEDQKFGFSLSEGQAFDAAKAVLAHDTLDLRGLHSHIGSQIFDTGGFEMSARRLIGLHAQIANELGHHSPEIDLGGGFGMAYTSQHTPLEPAELGAQLADIVGREFRAISANAASGSVPVPRVSIEPGRAIVGPSTFTLYEVGTVKPVELGDHHTRVYVSVDGGMSDNVRPALYEADYSCTLANRSSDAEPMLARVVGKHCESGDIVVQDEWLPADTQPGDLIAVPGTGAYCRALSSQYNHTPRPPVLAVRDGEARVIVRRETIDDLLALDVGSS, via the coding sequence ATGCGTTCGCACGAGGCCGGAGCTCTCCACGCCGATGGCTATGGCGGGCCGCCGCTCTATCTGCCGTTCCCGACCGACGTCAATGCGCTGCTCCCGCAGCTCTGGCCGGATTCTGTGTGCCGGGATGCCGAGGGCCGCTTGACGGTCGCGGGTCTCGACGTGGTGAGCATCGCCCGCGAACACGGCACGGCGGCATACGTCGTCGACGAAGGGGACTTCCGCGCTCGGGCGCGAAGCTTCCGCGACGGGTTCGCGGCGCCGTTCGAGGCCGTGTGCGGTGGTGCTGACATCTATTATGCCGGCAAGGCCTTCCTCTGCACCTCGGTCGCGAAATGGGTTGCGGAAGAAGGGCTTTCGCTTGATGTCTGCAGCGGCGGCGAGCTTGCGGTGGCGCGCCGGGCGGGCTTCCCGGCAGAGCGGATCGGCTTCCACGGCAACAACAAGTCGCTTGCCGAGATCCGCGACGCGCTCGACTACGGCGTCGGACGGATCGTCCTGGACTCGTTCATCGAGATCGAGCGGGTTGCGGAGATCGCGGCCGACCTCGGTGTCGTGGCGCCGGTGATGATCCGCGTGACCGTCGGGGTCGAGGCCCACACCCACGAGTTCATTGCCACGGGGCACGAGGACCAGAAGTTCGGGTTCAGCCTCTCCGAGGGTCAGGCGTTCGACGCGGCCAAGGCAGTCCTCGCCCACGACACCCTCGACCTGCGCGGCCTGCACTCACACATCGGTAGCCAGATCTTCGACACCGGCGGCTTCGAGATGAGCGCCCGACGGCTCATCGGCCTGCACGCGCAGATCGCGAACGAGCTCGGGCACCACAGCCCTGAGATCGACCTCGGTGGTGGCTTCGGCATGGCCTACACGTCGCAGCACACGCCGCTCGAGCCGGCTGAACTGGGTGCTCAGCTCGCCGACATCGTCGGGCGCGAGTTCAGGGCCATCAGCGCAAACGCGGCCTCAGGTTCTGTGCCTGTTCCACGTGTCTCGATCGAGCCAGGTCGCGCCATCGTCGGCCCGTCAACCTTCACCCTCTATGAGGTCGGCACGGTCAAGCCGGTCGAGCTCGGTGACCACCACACACGGGTCTACGTCTCGGTCGACGGGGGCATGAGCGACAACGTGCGGCCCGCGCTCTACGAGGCCGACTACTCGTGCACCCTGGCGAACCGGAGCTCCGACGCCGAGCCGATGTTGGCCCGGGTCGTGGGCAAGCACTGCGAGAGCGGCGACATCGTCGTCCAGGACGAGTGGCTGCCCGCAGACACCCAGCCGGGCGATCTCATCGCCGTGCCGGGCACCGGTGCCTACTGCCGCGCCCTGTCGAGCCAGTACAACCACACCCCGCGCCCGCCGGTGCTCGCGGTCCGAGACGGCGAGGCACGGGTCATCGTGCGCCGTGAGACCATCGACGACCTGCTTGCACTCGACGTTGGCAGCAGTTGA
- a CDS encoding homoserine dehydrogenase, producing MASTTAADLPTLKVALLGCGVVGSSVARMLVENADDLAARVGARLDLIGIAVRRPDRARPDVPVDPSLFTADADTLVRSADIVIEVIGGIDPARELILTAMKHGASVVSANKALLAEDGPTLYAAAGEHGVDLYYEAAVAGAIPIVRPMRESLVGDDVQRVLGIVNGTTNFVLDKMDTTGAGFAETVEQAQALGYAEADPTADVEGFDAAAKAAILASLAFHTRVSIDDVHREGITEVTAADIQAARDMDAVVKLLAICELVRDESGAPSGVSVRVYPAMIARSHPLASVRDAYNAVFVEASAAGELMFYGKGAGGDPTSSAVLGDVVAVARHRLAGGHGPTESAYADLPVVDMGQATTRYHISLAVADRPGVLAQVASAFAEHGVSIETVRQRVLGEGEESRASLVIVTHCAPDSALAATVEALTGLDTVDAVVSWMRVEGA from the coding sequence ATGGCATCCACCACTGCCGCTGATCTGCCCACCCTCAAGGTCGCTCTGCTCGGATGCGGAGTCGTGGGGTCCTCTGTCGCGCGGATGCTCGTCGAGAACGCCGACGACCTGGCGGCACGCGTCGGTGCCCGACTCGATCTCATCGGCATCGCTGTTCGTCGGCCGGACCGGGCCCGCCCCGATGTGCCCGTCGACCCATCGCTCTTCACGGCGGATGCAGACACCTTGGTGCGCAGCGCCGACATCGTCATCGAGGTCATCGGTGGCATCGACCCGGCGCGCGAACTGATCCTGACGGCCATGAAGCACGGCGCCTCCGTGGTGAGTGCCAACAAGGCTCTCCTCGCAGAGGACGGGCCGACGTTGTATGCCGCTGCAGGAGAGCACGGCGTCGACCTCTACTACGAGGCGGCTGTCGCCGGTGCCATCCCGATCGTCCGCCCGATGCGTGAATCCCTCGTCGGGGATGACGTCCAGCGCGTTCTCGGCATCGTCAACGGCACGACCAACTTCGTCCTCGACAAGATGGACACGACCGGCGCCGGCTTCGCTGAGACCGTCGAGCAGGCGCAGGCCCTGGGCTATGCCGAGGCCGACCCCACGGCCGACGTCGAGGGCTTCGACGCGGCCGCCAAGGCAGCGATTCTCGCGTCCTTGGCCTTCCACACCAGAGTTTCGATCGATGACGTGCACCGCGAGGGCATCACCGAGGTGACCGCCGCCGACATCCAGGCCGCCCGTGACATGGACGCCGTCGTCAAGCTGCTCGCGATCTGCGAGCTCGTCCGTGACGAGTCCGGCGCTCCGAGCGGGGTGAGTGTGCGGGTGTACCCGGCGATGATCGCGCGGAGCCATCCGTTGGCCTCCGTGCGGGACGCCTACAACGCGGTGTTCGTCGAGGCTTCGGCCGCTGGCGAGCTCATGTTCTATGGCAAGGGGGCTGGTGGTGATCCGACGTCCTCGGCGGTCCTTGGTGATGTCGTGGCAGTAGCCCGACACCGCCTGGCAGGAGGACACGGCCCGACCGAGTCCGCCTATGCCGACCTGCCCGTCGTCGACATGGGTCAGGCGACCACGAGATATCACATCAGCCTTGCCGTGGCCGATCGTCCGGGTGTCCTCGCCCAGGTGGCGTCGGCATTCGCCGAGCACGGCGTGTCGATCGAGACCGTCCGACAGCGGGTCCTGGGTGAGGGTGAGGAGTCGCGAGCCTCGCTCGTCATCGTCACTCACTGTGCGCCCGACTCGGCGTTGGCCGCGACGGTTGAAGCACTGACCGGCCTCGACACTGTCGACGCCGTTGTCTCCTGGATGCGAGTGGAAGGGGCCTGA
- the thrC gene encoding threonine synthase produces the protein MAHQWRGVIREYADRLPMLAGSPVVTLHEGGTPLIQAEHLSELVGANVLVKYEGLNPTGSFKDRGMTTAISYAKGRGAKAVICASTGNTSASAAAYATKAGMTCAVLVPEGKIAMGKLSQAIAHGATLIQVDGNFDNCLTVARKLAEVHPVELVNSVNPARIEGQKTAAFEIVDALGDAPDIHILPVGNAGNITAYWRGYTEYASEFEGLPAVASRTPQMWGFQAAGAAPIVLGHPVEDPETIATAIRIGNPASWRQAEEARDQSGGRIESVTDEQILAAHRLLSSTEGIFVEPGSAASIAGLVQASERGQIPPDATIVCTVTGHGLKDPQWALRTADGSDIEPVKVHAEAQAVAEVLGFES, from the coding sequence GTGGCACACCAATGGCGCGGAGTCATCCGTGAGTATGCCGACCGCCTGCCGATGCTGGCCGGCTCACCTGTCGTGACCCTCCACGAGGGTGGAACCCCGCTCATCCAGGCCGAGCACCTGTCCGAGCTCGTCGGAGCCAACGTCCTCGTCAAGTACGAAGGCCTCAATCCGACCGGGTCGTTCAAGGACCGTGGGATGACGACTGCGATCTCGTATGCCAAGGGCCGGGGCGCCAAGGCAGTCATCTGCGCGAGCACGGGCAACACGAGCGCCTCGGCTGCGGCCTACGCGACGAAGGCAGGCATGACCTGCGCCGTCCTCGTCCCCGAGGGAAAGATCGCGATGGGCAAGCTGAGCCAGGCCATTGCCCACGGCGCCACCCTCATCCAGGTCGACGGCAACTTCGACAACTGCCTCACCGTGGCACGCAAGTTGGCCGAGGTGCACCCGGTGGAGCTCGTCAACTCGGTCAACCCGGCGCGGATCGAGGGGCAGAAGACCGCTGCCTTTGAGATCGTCGATGCCTTGGGTGACGCCCCCGACATCCACATCCTCCCGGTCGGCAACGCCGGCAACATCACGGCCTACTGGCGCGGTTATACCGAGTACGCCTCGGAGTTCGAGGGTCTGCCGGCCGTCGCGAGCCGCACCCCGCAGATGTGGGGATTCCAGGCCGCCGGTGCCGCGCCCATCGTCCTTGGCCATCCCGTTGAGGACCCAGAGACGATCGCCACCGCCATCCGGATCGGCAACCCTGCCTCATGGCGTCAGGCCGAAGAGGCCCGCGATCAGTCCGGCGGTCGCATCGAGTCCGTCACCGACGAGCAGATCCTCGCCGCGCACCGCCTCCTGTCCTCGACCGAAGGCATCTTCGTCGAGCCCGGCTCGGCCGCGAGCATCGCCGGTCTGGTTCAGGCCAGCGAGCGCGGCCAGATCCCACCCGATGCGACGATCGTCTGCACCGTGACGGGCCACGGCCTCAAGGACCCGCAGTGGGCGCTGCGCACCGCCGACGGTTCCGACATCGAGCCGGTCAAGGTCCACGCGGAGGCGCAGGCTGTCGCCGAGGTCCTCGGCTTCGAGAGCTGA
- the thrB gene encoding homoserine kinase — MAKWQPGLSTAVRVPASSANLGPGFDSVGVALGVWDRCRATVLDHSGLEITVAGEGAGAVPTDASHLVFRSLAHAFDSFGEKAPMGLRLECDNAVPHGRGMGSSATAIVTGIVLAHALRAERDGRSFGEADLSEVNDLAARLEGHPDNSSASVFGGVTLSWSDDPERGTTTLRLAAHPAVVPVVFTPEAQLSTATARAVLPAQVRLADAAANSARAALLIHAITNAPEHLLDATREWLHQEPRRPSYPASMALVDLLRASGHAAVISGAGPSVLVLATSATATAVSEAGGEGWRVLLPGIPDRGAEVIES; from the coding sequence ATGGCGAAGTGGCAGCCGGGCCTCTCAACGGCCGTGCGTGTGCCCGCCAGCAGCGCCAACCTCGGGCCGGGATTTGACTCGGTCGGCGTCGCGCTCGGTGTCTGGGACCGCTGTCGCGCAACCGTTCTCGATCACTCCGGTCTTGAGATCACGGTCGCAGGAGAGGGCGCTGGCGCCGTCCCGACGGATGCCTCCCACTTGGTCTTCCGCAGTCTTGCCCACGCTTTTGACTCCTTCGGTGAGAAGGCGCCCATGGGCCTGCGACTCGAGTGCGACAACGCTGTGCCCCACGGTCGGGGCATGGGTTCGTCGGCGACCGCCATCGTCACCGGCATCGTTCTCGCGCACGCCCTTCGCGCGGAACGTGACGGTCGGTCCTTCGGGGAAGCCGACCTCAGTGAGGTCAACGACCTCGCCGCGCGCCTGGAGGGGCACCCGGACAACTCTTCCGCGAGCGTCTTTGGTGGGGTGACCCTGTCGTGGTCCGACGATCCAGAGCGGGGGACGACGACGCTTCGGCTCGCCGCGCACCCCGCCGTCGTCCCGGTCGTCTTCACGCCAGAGGCACAGCTGTCCACCGCCACGGCTCGGGCGGTGCTGCCGGCGCAGGTTCGACTCGCTGATGCCGCGGCGAACTCCGCTCGGGCAGCGTTGCTGATCCACGCCATCACCAATGCCCCTGAGCACCTCCTCGATGCGACCCGAGAGTGGTTGCACCAGGAGCCACGTCGACCGTCCTATCCGGCCTCCATGGCCCTCGTCGACCTCCTGCGAGCCTCCGGACATGCCGCAGTGATCTCCGGTGCCGGCCCGTCGGTCCTCGTGCTCGCCACGTCAGCCACGGCGACAGCCGTGAGTGAAGCGGGAGGTGAGGGGTGGCGTGTGCTGCTCCCCGGCATACCTGACCGAGGTGCAGAGGTCATCGAGAGCTGA